Part of the Faecalibacterium duncaniae genome, CAGCCAGGTCTGCACCAGGGCCTCGTCCGGGCCGTAGGAGCCCTTTTGGATCAACGAATAATAAGCGGGGATCGCCATTGTGGTCACACTCCTTCCACGACAGCGTATGCAGCGCTGTGGGGAGGTGTGCCATAGCGTTTTTGCCCTCTCCGTCTTTGCTTCGCAAATCCACCTCTCCCAAAGGGAGAGGCAACGCATATCTCCGGTTTAGAAGCTGCTGACCGTGAGCTTCAATTGGCTCTCCCTTTGGGAGAGCTGGCGCGAAGCGCCTGAGAGGGCGAGGCTGTTTCGACCAGCACCTTGTCCTCCCGGCTTGCTGTCATCCGCTGCCACCACTCCACGCATTTGAACCGCACCACATACGACCCACACACCAGATCGTTTTCCTCCGGCAGGGCGTAGGTGCCGCAGGCAGAGCGGCACAGGCCCGGGTAGAGCACGCACCACCAGTTTTTGCCGTGGCGGGCGTTGCCGCCCAGGTCGATGCGCAGAGCCAGATACCGCCCGGCGGGCAGGATGCCGGTGGAATAGCGGGTGGTATCGAAGTACATTTCCACCAGCTGTACCGTAACGGTGGAAAAGATCCCCCGCCTTGCCAGCACGGCCCGGGCCGTCAGCTCCAGTGCGGGCAGGTTCTCTGCCGCCCAGCGCAGGGCGGCAGGCTTGTCCTGTGCGGTGCAGTGGACATCGGCGTAGGCCAGAACGGCATCCCGCACGGCGAGCTTGGCGGTCTGGTCGGCAGGGGAATCGCTGTCGGCCCGGATGTGGAAGCGCAGGGTGTCGGCACAGAGGAGGGCCCCGGTGTCCAGCTGTGCCTGCCCCCAGCGCAGGGCAGCAGGCAGGGCGCTCAGGAGCAGCGCAAGGGAAAGCACGGCGCACCCCAGCGCCATCTCACGGCGGGTGAGCGTGCGGGCAAAGAATGGCAGCATAAAAAACAGGCCCCTTTTCTGGAAATGATAACCAGAGAATGGGCCTGTTTGACACATTTTATTCTGATACTTGATTTTTGCAGTGAAGCCTGACTGTAATGCCAAGGGCTATCGGGTTGCGGCTCCCAGCGTCCACTTCGCATCAAGTTTGGCGCTCGTGTCTTGCTGGCCGCGGCCCCAACAACTCCTTCCTTCATCCGCCACTGGCGGCGGTCGGCGTTGTTGCCTGCTAGGGGGAGCTGGCAATGCGAAGCATTGACTGAGAGGGTTGTTCCTTTTAGTTCTTCAGGGACTGCATGGGAGCCGGCAGGCGGCCGCCGCGGTTGATGAACACCGAGGGGTCACGCTGATTGACCGGCATGATGGGACCATAGCCCAGCAGACCGCCGAAATCCAGGATCTCGCCTGCCTTGCGGCCGATGGCGGGAATGACGCGGACAGCGGTGGTCTTGCTGTTCACCATGCCAATGGCGGCTTCGTCGGCGATCAGGGCGCTGATGACAGCGGGGGTGGTATCGCCGGGGATGATGACCATATCGATGCCCACCGAGCAGACAGCTGTCATGGCTTCCAGCTTTTCGATGGTCAGGCAGCCGCACTCGGCGGCGTGGATCATGCCGTCGTCCTCGCTGACGGGGATAAAGGCACCGGAGAGGCCGCCCACATGGTTGGAGGCCATCACGCCGCCCTTCTTCACGGCATCGTTCAGCAGGGCCAGGCAGGCCGTGGTGCCGCAGCAGCCGCAGGTCTCAAGGCCCATCTCTTCCAGAATGTTGGCCACGCTGTCGCCCACAGCAGGGGTGGGGGCCAGCGAAAGGTCGATGATGCCCGCGGGCACGCCCAGAGCCTTGGAGGCCAGATTGGCCACCAGCTGGCCCACGCGGGTGATCTTGAAGGCGGTACGCTTGACCAGCTCCGCCACCTCGTCGATGGGAGCATCCTTGGGCAGCTTTGCCAGCGCGGCGCGCACAGCGCCGGGGCCGGAAACGCCGACGTGGATCTCACAGTCGGGCTCGCCGGGGCCGTGGAATGCACCGGCCATGAAGGGATTGTCCTCAGGTGCGTTGCAGAACACCACCAGCTTTGCCGCGCCGATGCACTGGCGGTCGGCGGTCAGCTCGCTGGCCTTCTTCACGGCTTCGCCCATCAGCTTGATGGCATCCATGTTCAGGCCTGCCTTGGTGGCACCGATATTCACCGAGCTGCACACGATGTCGGTCTCGGCCAGTGCGCGGGGGATGGACTCGATCAGGCGGCGGTCACCGGCCGAGAAGCCCTTGTGCACAAGGGCAGTGTAGCCGCCCACAAAGTTCACGCCCACCTTTTTGCCTGCGGCATCCAGTGCCTTGGCAAAGTCCACGGGGTCTGCATCGGGGCAGGCACCCAGCAGCATGGCAATGGGGGTGACGCTGATCCGCTTGTTGATGATGGGAATGCCGTACTCGGCGCTGATATGCTCCACGGCGGGCACCAGATCGGCTGCCTTGGTGGTGATCTTGTTGTAAATCTTTTCGCAGGCCTTCTTCGGGTCCGGATCAATGCAGTCCAGCAGGCTGATGCCCATGGTGACCGTGCGCACGTCCAGATTGTCCTGCGTGAACATCTCGATGGTCTCGAGGATGTCGCCGGTATTCATCATGCTCATAAGAGTATCCTTTCTAAACCTCTCCGTCATTGCTTCGCAATGCCACCTCTATTAAGGGAGCTGGCGCAAAGCGTCTGAGAGGTCTTGTCTGTTAGATGGTATGCATTGCGTCAAAAACTTCCTGACGGGTCAGATTGATCTGCATCCCCATCTCCTTGGCCAGAGCATCGGTGCGGGTGTGCAGCTCCTCATGGCTGACGCTGCACTTGGAGATGTCCACCAGCATGATCATGGCAAACATGCCCTGCAGAACGCTCTGGGTCACATCCTCAATGTTGATGTTCAGCTCACAGCAAAGGGCGGCCACTTTGGCAACAACGCCCACGGTATCGTGTCCGATGACAGTGATAAACGCTTTCATATTCCTTACCCCCATTGTTTCTGGTAAAAACCCCTCAGGCGCTTCGCGCCAGCCCCCCTAGTAGTGGGGCCTCTGGCGTTGCGTGGAGTTTTGCAAGTTCCCCGTTCCGCACAAACTGTATCATTCTGCCAAGGCCGCCCCTATTAGGGAAGGTGGCAAAGCCGTCAGGCTTTGACGGAAGGGTTTAATTTCAGTATAGCAGATTTGCCGATTTTTGAACACTCTTTTTGGAAAAAAGAGCAGTTTTCAGGCGGAAAAGACATTCTATACTGCTTTGATGTAAAAAACAAGATGCAAAGCGGCGATTCTTGTGCTATACTGAAAAATAACAGCGGGGCGGGTACGCCCACCCGCGCAAAACAAAGGAGAAACGACCATGGAACAGCTTTTGAAGATTCTGGAAGACAATGCGCGGCTGCCCATTGAGGACATTGCCACCATGCTGAATAAATCCCCCGCCGAGGTGGCGGCTATGATCGACCTGGCCCGGGCGCAGGGCATCATCAAGGGCTACAAGACCCTTGTGGACTGGGAAAAGGCCGGGGTGAACCGGGTGGAAGCCGTCATCGAGCTGAATGTCAGCCCCAAGAAGAGCCGCGGCTTTGATGAGATCGCAGCCACCATTGCCGCCTTTGACGAGGTGGAGAGCGTGCTGCTGATGAGCGGCGGCTATGACCTGCAGCTGGTCATCAAGGGCCAGACCTTCCAGGAGATCGCCCTGTTCGTGGCAAAGCGCCTGAGCCCGCTGGACGATGTGCTGTCCACTGCCACCCATTTTGTCCTGCGCACCTATAAAAAAGAGGGCCGCCTGTATCAGGACGAAGAGATCGATGAAAGAGAGTGCACGGTTCTGTGATGGATTACGATAAACTGATCGCGCCTGCCGCACGGGAGATGCGCCCCTCCGGCATCCGCAAATTCTTCGATCTGGCCGCTGATATGCCCGAGTGCATCAGTCTGGGCGTGGGCGAGCCGGATTTCAAAACACCGTGGGCTGTGCGGGAAGCAGGCATCGAGAGCCTGGAGCATGGCCGCACCCGCTACACCGCCAACGCAGGCCTGAAAGAGCTGCGGGCGGAGATTTGCAGATATCTGGAGCGCCGGATGCACCTGCACTACGACCCCCTGCGGGAGGTGCTGGTGACCGTGGGCGGCAGCGAAGCTATTGATATGTGCATCCGCGCCATCGTGCAGCCCGGGGATGAGGTGATTATCCCGGAGCCCTGCTTTGTCTGCTATGAGCCCATCACCACCCTGTCCGGCGGTGTGCCGGTGCATGTGCCCTGCCGCCAGGAGGATGAGTTCCGCCTCAGGCCCGAGGCCCTGAAAGCCGCCATCACCCCCAAGACCAAGCTCCTTATCATGCCGTTCCCCAACAACCCCACCGGTGCGGTGATGGAGCGGGAGGATCTGGAAGCCATTGCGGAGGTCCTGCGGGATACCAACGTCATGGTGCTTTCGGATGAGATCTACGCCGAGCTGAACTACGGCCTGCGGCCCCATGTCTCCATTGCCACCCTGCCCGGCATGGCCGAGCGGACCATTGTGGTGAATGGTTTTTCCAAGACCTATGCCATGACCGGCTGGCGCTTGGGCTATGCCTGCGGCCCGGCTCCCATCATCAAAATTATGACCAAGATCCACCAGAGCGCCATTATGAGCGCCCCCACCACCAGCCAGTATGCGGCCATCACCGCCCTGCGGGAGTGCGACGGTGAGATCGACAAGATGCGGGACGAGTACAACATGCGCCGCCGCCTGGTGGTGCACGGCTTTAACTCTATGGGCCTGACCTGCTTTGAGCCGCGGGGTGCGTTCTACGCCTTCCCCTGCATCAAGAGCACCGGTATGACCAGCCAGGAGTTCTGCACAAAGCTGCTGGAGCAGAAGCATGTTGCGTTGGTGCCCGGCGATGCCTTTGGCGCATCCGGCGAGGGCTACTGCCGTGTTTCCTATGCTTACAGCGTGGAGCACCTGACCGAGGCCATGAAGCGCATCCGGGAGTTCCTGAAAGAAAACGGCATCAACAGCGGAGAGCAGTGAGGAGGAAGACCGATGGCAAAACTGAACTGCGTGACCGTTCTGGCCCCGGCCAAGCTGAATCTGGCGCTGGATGTAGTGGGCCTGCTGCCCAACGGCTACCATAACCTGGATATGACGATGCAGGCCATTACCCTGTATGAGCGGGTGGTGCTGCGCCGCAGCCAGAACCTGAGCCTGACCCTGCCGGGCAGCCCGGTGGCCGCCAACGATTCCAACACGGCCATCAAGGCGGCGCTGGCCTTCTTCCACTACACCGGCCTGCTGGCGGGTGTAGAGATCACCATTTACAAGAATGTGCCGGTGCGTGCCGGCATGGCAGGCGGCAGCGCCGATGCCGCTGGTGTGCTGGTGGGCCTGAACGTCCTTTACGGCGCAAAGCTCTCCATGAGTGAGCTCTGCGCGCTGGGGGCAAAGATCGGCGCGGACGTGCCCTTTGCCCTGATGGGCGGCACCTGCCGGGTGCAGGGCGTGGGCGATGTGATGAAAGCCCTGCCGCCCTGCCCGGACTGCTGGTTCACGGTGGTCATGCCCGATTACGGCGTTTCCACCCCGGAAGCCTTTGCAGCTTATGACAAAGTGGGCAGCAGCACCCACCCCGACTGCGAAGCCCAGGAAAAGGCGATCCGCGCCGAGGATCTGGCGGGTGTGTGTGCCGCCGCAGGCAACGCGCTGGAGGAATGCAGCGGAGCCAGAGACAACGAGGCCATCAAGACCGCGCTGAAAGAGAACGGCGCTGTCACTGCCCTGATGACCGGCAGCGGCGCGGCTGTGTTTGGCATCTTTGAGAGCGAAGAAGCTGCCCGAAGCGCCGCCGAGGCTGTCAGGGCGCAGTGGCCGCAGGTGTATGTGGCCCGGCCCGATCGGGGCGGCGCGCGGGTCATCAGCCCGAAGTGGATGCTGTAATATGCATAACCTCCTTTCCAATGGGGAAAACTGCCCAAAGGAAAGGAGGTCTTTTTGTGCAGACCTTTTATAAAGTGTGCCTGATCCTGATGATTATTGGCGGCATCAACTGGGGGCTTGTGGGCCTGTTCCAGTTTGACTTTGTGGGCTGGCTGCTGGGCGGCAGCAGCTCCATCTGGTCGCGCATCGTGTTTACGGTGGTGGGCGTGGCCGCTGTCTGCGGCATCCCGGGGCTGTTTGCAGAGGAAACGGAAGAATGAAAAACGGCTGCTGCACGGAAAATGTGCAGCAGCCGTTTTTGTGGATCATTCAGTTATCCCACCCCACCAGATCGGGCAGGGTAAGGGTCTCGTCCGAGCAGTGGGGGTCTGCGGGGCCGTCGGTGGGGGAAGTGGCCTTTTCCACAGCCCGCACGATCTCGCTGATGGCGGCGCAGTCCTCGGGCAGGTCGGTCTGGCTGCGGCCCGAGTGGGTGAACAGGATCTTGCCCAGATGGCCCACCACCAGCGTCAGCGGCAGCAGCTGAGGGGCTTTGGTGTCGTAGTGGTAACCGGCATCTCTGGCGGCCTTGTAGATCTTCTGGGCCGCAAAGCTCCAGCTCAACAGGCCGCGGGTCTGCTCTACGCCCAGGTAGCCGTACAGCACGCCGGGGCCGTCGCAGATGACAGGAAAGGGGAAATCTGAGCCGTGGGTGGCCTTTGCCACCGCCTGCGCCGAGGAACGCACCACACAGACAAGCCGTGCCCCCTTGAGCTGGGGCAGCGTTTTCAGGTAGCGGGTGATATATTCGCGGCTGACAGGGTGGTCGAATCCGGGCAGGAAGATCATGCACAGCGGATGCTCCCCCTCGCACAGGGCGTAAAAATCATTGCCCGGCACCGTGGGGGTGTCGTAGGTGAAACGGGGGATGCTCGTCCCCACAAGATGTTCGCTTTTCATACCGCAATGCACATCCTTTCCATCATCACCAAAACCTCTCCGTCATTGCTGACGCGCCTGAGAGGTTTTCCTATAAAAAAATCCACACACTGGCCTTGTGGCAGGCCAGCGGTGGATGCAATGCTATAAAAAGATCCCGCCCGGTCGTCTGCGGCAATCAAACCTACCCTTACGGACAGGTGGGTGCCCTGTCGCCGGATTCACGCTTCCTCATCGAACCTCCATGGTCGACCCATGGCGGGGAGGTCTGCAATCCGCCGGAGAACTCCGGGCTCCCGTTGAATGATTAGTAGGATCATATAAACCGCAACAAATCGCGCCGGGCAGGAAGTCTTGCCTGGGAATCTGTCTGTGCAGGGGAATTACTCGATCTCGAACTGGTCGCTCAGGCGCTGCTCAAACAGCTTGCTGACTTCCATCAGAGTCTCGTCATCCTCCACAACGTCCAGATATTCGCCCTCGCTGTCCTCGCCCACGCTCAGGATGACCAGCTGTGCGTCCTCGTTGACATCCTCTTCATCCTCTGCGTATTCGACAACTGCAAGGTAATGCACGCCCTTATGGTCCAGTGCATCGATCACTTCAAACGTGACCTCATTGCCGTCCTCATCCTCAAGAGTCATCAGATCGGGCTGATATTCCTCTTCGGTGTTCGGGTTCTTGATCTCTTCTGCCATAAGATACGTTCTCCTGTCTATCCAAACCCAATCAAAGGGATGGTACTCAAATAAAATTACGCACACAGCCCGGGATCTGCTGCGTTCCCGCCGTCCCTTGCTGTGCTTATAGTGTAGCGTTTTTTTGCCTGCTCGTCAAGATGTTTTTCGCACAGAAAATGCGCGACAAATTTTCACGCATTTCCCTCTCGCTTCCCGGGCAGAAATATGCTATACTGAATTCTGCGTATCTCCCGCGTGCGGGGGAACTGCTATCAGAATATGAACGGAGGGATCTGTTTATGAATAAGACCCGTGTCCGGTTGGCGGCGCTGCTGCTGGCCGTGAGTTTTGCACTGTCCGGCTGCAGCCTTGTGAAAAACATCGGCGGCAGCAGCGGAGCCGGAACAAAGACCATCACCCGCCCGGCGGTGGAATCGGCCGAGCTGCAGTTCACCCACCCGGCGGCGGGGGAACCCGTGGCGGTGTTCGATACCACGGCGGGTGTGTTCCGGGCGGTACTCTTCCCGGAGCAGGCCCCGCAGGCCTATGATAACTTTGTGGGTCTGGTGCAGGCGGGCTACTATAACGGCCTGACCGTGACCCGTGTGGAGCAGGACTTTGTGGTGGAAGCCGGTCAGGGAACTGACGGCAAGGGCACCACCATCTGGAACGGCAGCCGCTACCCGGCTGAGGCCACCGACAAGCTCCACCATTATTCCGGTGCCCTCTGCATGGCGGCGGACTCCTCCGGCAAGTGCGCCAGCGTCTTTTATATCATGTCCACTCTGCCCGGCGGGGATTCCGTCACCCAGGAACTCACCGACCA contains:
- a CDS encoding DUF1292 domain-containing protein — protein: MAEEIKNPNTEEEYQPDLMTLEDEDGNEVTFEVIDALDHKGVHYLAVVEYAEDEEDVNEDAQLVILSVGEDSEGEYLDVVEDDETLMEVSKLFEQRLSDQFEIE
- a CDS encoding pyridoxal phosphate-dependent aminotransferase, giving the protein MDYDKLIAPAAREMRPSGIRKFFDLAADMPECISLGVGEPDFKTPWAVREAGIESLEHGRTRYTANAGLKELRAEICRYLERRMHLHYDPLREVLVTVGGSEAIDMCIRAIVQPGDEVIIPEPCFVCYEPITTLSGGVPVHVPCRQEDEFRLRPEALKAAITPKTKLLIMPFPNNPTGAVMEREDLEAIAEVLRDTNVMVLSDEIYAELNYGLRPHVSIATLPGMAERTIVVNGFSKTYAMTGWRLGYACGPAPIIKIMTKIHQSAIMSAPTTSQYAAITALRECDGEIDKMRDEYNMRRRLVVHGFNSMGLTCFEPRGAFYAFPCIKSTGMTSQEFCTKLLEQKHVALVPGDAFGASGEGYCRVSYAYSVEHLTEAMKRIREFLKENGINSGEQ
- a CDS encoding DUF378 domain-containing protein; translated protein: MQTFYKVCLILMIIGGINWGLVGLFQFDFVGWLLGGSSSIWSRIVFTVVGVAAVCGIPGLFAEETEE
- a CDS encoding PFL family protein; protein product: MSMMNTGDILETIEMFTQDNLDVRTVTMGISLLDCIDPDPKKACEKIYNKITTKAADLVPAVEHISAEYGIPIINKRISVTPIAMLLGACPDADPVDFAKALDAAGKKVGVNFVGGYTALVHKGFSAGDRRLIESIPRALAETDIVCSSVNIGATKAGLNMDAIKLMGEAVKKASELTADRQCIGAAKLVVFCNAPEDNPFMAGAFHGPGEPDCEIHVGVSGPGAVRAALAKLPKDAPIDEVAELVKRTAFKITRVGQLVANLASKALGVPAGIIDLSLAPTPAVGDSVANILEEMGLETCGCCGTTACLALLNDAVKKGGVMASNHVGGLSGAFIPVSEDDGMIHAAECGCLTIEKLEAMTAVCSVGIDMVIIPGDTTPAVISALIADEAAIGMVNSKTTAVRVIPAIGRKAGEILDFGGLLGYGPIMPVNQRDPSVFINRGGRLPAPMQSLKN
- a CDS encoding Lrp/AsnC family transcriptional regulator, with amino-acid sequence MEQLLKILEDNARLPIEDIATMLNKSPAEVAAMIDLARAQGIIKGYKTLVDWEKAGVNRVEAVIELNVSPKKSRGFDEIAATIAAFDEVESVLLMSGGYDLQLVIKGQTFQEIALFVAKRLSPLDDVLSTATHFVLRTYKKEGRLYQDEEIDERECTVL
- a CDS encoding peptidylprolyl isomerase, yielding MNKTRVRLAALLLAVSFALSGCSLVKNIGGSSGAGTKTITRPAVESAELQFTHPAAGEPVAVFDTTAGVFRAVLFPEQAPQAYDNFVGLVQAGYYNGLTVTRVEQDFVVEAGQGTDGKGTTIWNGSRYPAEATDKLHHYSGALCMAADSSGKCASVFYIMSTLPGGDSVTQELTDQMNSAGYRAEVVSAYQTAGGAPYLDYTDTVLGQVYEGMDVVDTIAQAAVDENQKPTETITINSVSIETYQAQ
- a CDS encoding stage II sporulation protein R, which produces MLPFFARTLTRREMALGCAVLSLALLLSALPAALRWGQAQLDTGALLCADTLRFHIRADSDSPADQTAKLAVRDAVLAYADVHCTAQDKPAALRWAAENLPALELTARAVLARRGIFSTVTVQLVEMYFDTTRYSTGILPAGRYLALRIDLGGNARHGKNWWCVLYPGLCRSACGTYALPEENDLVCGSYVVRFKCVEWWQRMTASREDKVLVETASPSQALRASSPKGRAN
- a CDS encoding ACT domain-containing protein gives rise to the protein MKAFITVIGHDTVGVVAKVAALCCELNINIEDVTQSVLQGMFAMIMLVDISKCSVSHEELHTRTDALAKEMGMQINLTRQEVFDAMHTI
- the ispE gene encoding 4-(cytidine 5'-diphospho)-2-C-methyl-D-erythritol kinase, producing the protein MAKLNCVTVLAPAKLNLALDVVGLLPNGYHNLDMTMQAITLYERVVLRRSQNLSLTLPGSPVAANDSNTAIKAALAFFHYTGLLAGVEITIYKNVPVRAGMAGGSADAAGVLVGLNVLYGAKLSMSELCALGAKIGADVPFALMGGTCRVQGVGDVMKALPPCPDCWFTVVMPDYGVSTPEAFAAYDKVGSSTHPDCEAQEKAIRAEDLAGVCAAAGNALEECSGARDNEAIKTALKENGAVTALMTGSGAAVFGIFESEEAARSAAEAVRAQWPQVYVARPDRGGARVISPKWML